Part of the Sporosarcina sp. FSL K6-2383 genome is shown below.
TGTTGTTGGCGTCCTAGGATGCCGGTCTAAAAATAATTCGAATTGGATTCTTTCCACCATGGGGCAAACGGGTGGTGAGGAAAGGGTTATCATGAAGTACGGTTTGTATGCCGACCAAAATAGCATCATGGGTATGGCGGAGGTGATGGACATCGGTTCTAGCTGCATCCGAAGTAATCCATTTGCTGTCCCCAGTCTGCGTTGAAAGACAACCGTCGAGAGTTGCGGCGGCTTTCAAGGTGACATACGGCTTCCCGTAGTAATTAATAAGGTGAAAAAATGCTCGATTCATCTGCTCTGCCTCTTCCTGTAAAATGCCGGTGGCAACTTCAATTTCGGCAACTTTAAGAAGCCCGATTCCTGTTCCGTTGGCGGAAGGATTCGGTGAATTCTGTCCTATTGCACTGTGCGCCAGTCCAAGAGTAATTCCCATACAATATCTATGGTCCATCAGCATTCCTCCTTTCACTGTTATGAAAGGGCAGAGATCAATTGCGCCTCGGCGTAATTGCGTCCAGATTTTTTCGAGCAGGCTCGAAAAGTTCCATTGAAAATCTGTGACATCCGCCGGAGGCTTTAACTTGATTCAATTGGGACTTGATCCCACTGAATCAAGTTAAATAAGCATCATACGTATAGTCAAACAACTTCTCCCATCCAGACTTTAACTGTCGGTGCCGGAATTTCACCAGCTCCACCGCCTTCCAACAAGGAAGGACGGGTCACGGACTAACGAGCAATTGCTCGATCACCGCCGGTAAGGAATTTCACCTTGCCCCGAAGAGTTTTTCTAAAACGTATTTATGTTAAGTTAGCATACTACCTCAATTTAAGCAAAAAAAAAGACCTAGTTCCGATTGAACGGAGCTAAGTCTCTGCTAGGTTTCTAACTTATTTCTTCAAATCTTCAATTGATGTAATGTCCATATACTGTGGCACAACTAGCCCAGTTTTAACACCTTCCATGTTAACACCAAGTTCTTCAAATTTGCCTGCAAATTTTTCAGCATATGTTTTATGCGTCAATGGTAACCATGCTGCAAGCGATGCATCTGCACTGCCATCCGCTACCGCTGTCCATAAAGGACCTGCCTCAACTTGAACCAGTGTTACATTATATCCCATAGCTTCCAACACTAATTTAATCACATTATGGCTAGCAATTTCGCTATCCCATGCCACATAAGCTAGTTTGATTTTATCGCCTTCTACTTTATCTACACCAGCAGTCCACTCAGCGACTTTATCTTCATTGGCATCAATCCAATTTTGTGCAGCAACATCTTCTTTTTCACCTTCTTGAATAGCAATCATCACTTCACCCATGTCAGCTTCTGTCCAGTTGAACTGTGACAAAATCTGATGTGCTTCTGGTAAATCATCCGCAAGTCCAAGTCTACCAATTGTACGAATTTGTTCTTCTTCACCGTATACACCTTTTGGATCTTCAAGATATTTCAGATCGTATTCAGCAAACTTCCAATGCGGCGTCCATCCTGTTACAACAATTGGTTCTTCTTTATCGTAGGCTTTTTTCAAAGCTGCCGTCATTGCTGCGCCTGAACCTGTTACTAAGTCGTAATCATCCAAGCCATACTCTCCAATTGCTTTTTCAGTCGCTTCCATAATACCTGCACCTGGGTCAATCCCAGTAATTTTATAGTCTAGTGACTCACCAACAGATTTTGTTGATTCCGTCCCTGAATCTGTACCTGCCTTGTCATCACTGTTACCACATGCCGCAAGTCCTACTGCCAGTAGAGCAACCGCTCCGAGTCCTAAAACCTTTTTCGTCAATTTCATAATGTAGTTCCCCCTTGTTTTTTCTTTCCGGCGTGCTGTGTAACGCGATCCAAAATAATTGCCACAATAACAATGGCGAGACCTGCTTCAAATCCAACACCCGTTTTTAATTGTGTAACAGCCCGGTATACTTCTTCACCAAGGCCCGGTGCACCAACCATAGAAGCAATAACCACCATGGATAATGACAGCATGATACTTTGATTGACACCTGCCATAATCGTTGGTTTGGCTAACGGAATTTGTGTTTTCACTAACCGCTGCCAAGTTGTCGAACCAAACGCTTCTGTTGCCTCAATCAAATCTTTTGGAACTTGTTCAATACCGAGCATCGTCAAACGAATGGTTGGCGGCATTGAAAATATAACTGATGCAACCACTCCCGGAACGACTCCAATATTGAAAAAGAAAATTGCTGGTAGCAAGTAAACAAAAGCAGGCATCGTCTGCATAAGATCCAAAACAGGATTAATGACTTTACGTGCTCGTGCTTGCTGCGAACCCCAAATACCAAGTGGAATTCCAATCACAATCGCTATCGCAACGGAAGTAACCACTAGCGCCAGCATCTGTAGCATCGAATACCAATAGCCTAAATAATCGATGAACAATAAGCCGATAAGCGACATCAAAGCAATCCGCCGCGTGGAGATTAACCACGCGAGCAAGGAGAATAGAACGGCAAGCAGAATCGATGGCACCATACTAAGTCCTTCCACTGACCCTTCAACAATCCCCGCAAGTAAATCTGCAATACCATCAAACACAGTGCCAAATGTAGTCACGAGCCAGTCGACCCCATTATCAATCCAATCCGCAAACGGTATACGAGGTAAGTTATTCATTTGATTCCACCTCCGAATCGGTTTGTTCGATGGTATCAGCAACGCCATCATTATTAATAAACTGATTGTCGCCAGCCAATGCGCCGATCAGTGCACCGCGAATAATAATTCCTTGTAACTTGTTATCCTCATTTACTACAGCGACAGGTATGGTTGCTGTTGAAACGATATCAAATAGATCAATTAGCAATGTATCCGCAGACATCATCGGTAGATCGCTAATGAGAACTTCCTGCAGTGTTTTTCCTGATTCAGTTGCAGCTACTGCATCCTGCGCCGTTACCGCACCCAGTAGACGATTCCCTTTATCCACCACATAGATGGATGAAATCCCAAGGCGTTTCATCAGTCGTAGCGCAACCCTAGGACCACGGTCGATTTGAACTGTGTCAGCCTTTATCATAATATGACCTGCT
Proteins encoded:
- a CDS encoding dihydrofolate reductase family protein, producing the protein MDHRYCMGITLGLAHSAIGQNSPNPSANGTGIGLLKVAEIEVATGILQEEAEQMNRAFFHLINYYGKPYVTLKAAATLDGCLSTQTGDSKWITSDAARTDVHHLRHTHDAILVGIQTVLHDNPFLTTRLPHGGKNPIRIIFRPAS
- a CDS encoding glycine betaine ABC transporter substrate-binding protein: MKLTKKVLGLGAVALLAVGLAACGNSDDKAGTDSGTESTKSVGESLDYKITGIDPGAGIMEATEKAIGEYGLDDYDLVTGSGAAMTAALKKAYDKEEPIVVTGWTPHWKFAEYDLKYLEDPKGVYGEEEQIRTIGRLGLADDLPEAHQILSQFNWTEADMGEVMIAIQEGEKEDVAAQNWIDANEDKVAEWTAGVDKVEGDKIKLAYVAWDSEIASHNVIKLVLEAMGYNVTLVQVEAGPLWTAVADGSADASLAAWLPLTHKTYAEKFAGKFEELGVNMEGVKTGLVVPQYMDITSIEDLKK
- a CDS encoding proline/glycine betaine ABC transporter permease — its product is MNNLPRIPFADWIDNGVDWLVTTFGTVFDGIADLLAGIVEGSVEGLSMVPSILLAVLFSLLAWLISTRRIALMSLIGLLFIDYLGYWYSMLQMLALVVTSVAIAIVIGIPLGIWGSQQARARKVINPVLDLMQTMPAFVYLLPAIFFFNIGVVPGVVASVIFSMPPTIRLTMLGIEQVPKDLIEATEAFGSTTWQRLVKTQIPLAKPTIMAGVNQSIMLSLSMVVIASMVGAPGLGEEVYRAVTQLKTGVGFEAGLAIVIVAIILDRVTQHAGKKKQGGTTL